One segment of Triticum aestivum cultivar Chinese Spring chromosome 2A, IWGSC CS RefSeq v2.1, whole genome shotgun sequence DNA contains the following:
- the LOC123191386 gene encoding uncharacterized protein, giving the protein MDGQRRDDDVAHSLVASGMLTNLPRECRHAAITSPAGFPRKNVHATLFCNELFDGRILASIIFKLGFSATKISNPKTHPARCRRSDSRSRGGGRRDRRSPIGVVAAASSSSAQLERTVRTGQFRPLRCSDLLLDSLSGSRRRPLASAARSAAATLHPTSPRARNYDASRRFEFSKENFAGCTGVEFMIGAFACGIALLFRHYMTPPYEKESRYNTASCETKSTSDTCQHGQHGLEKME; this is encoded by the exons ATGGATGGACAGAGGAGAGACGATGATGTTGCGCATTCCCTGGTTGCCAGTGGCATGCTGACCAACCTCCCACGCGAGTGCCGACATGCCGCCATCACCTCGCCCGCGGGGTTTCCG CGAAAAAACGTTCACGCTACGCTTTTCTGCAACGAACTTTTTGACGGACGCATCTTGGCCTCGATCATATTCAAGCTAGGCTTTTCTGCAACGAAAATTAGCAACCCAAAGACACACCCAGCGCGTTGCCGCCGCAGCGACTCGAGATCGAGAGGCGGAGGCCGTCGCGACCGGAGATCCCCAAtcggcgtcgtcgctgccgcatcGTCCTCCAGCGCTCAATTGGAGCGCACCGTGCGCACGGGACAATTTCGGCCATTGCGATGCTCCGATCTGCTGTTGGACTCGCTCTCCGGCAGTCGGCGCCGGCCGCTCGCTTCTGCGGCAAGGTCGGCCGCCGCAACCCTGCATCCAACATCACCACGAGCG CGGAATTATGACGCTAGCAGGAGGTTTGAATTCAGCAAGGAAAACTTTGCCGGCTG CACCGGTGTGGAATTTATGATTGGCGCCTTTGCCTGCGGCATAGCACTTCTGTTTAGGCACTATATGACTCCTCCCTACGAAAAGGAATCGAGGTACAATACGGCAAGTTGTGAAACAAAATCCACTTCTGATACTTGTCAGCATGGACAACATGGACTAGAGAAAATGGAATAG